The region ATGTTTCTGATTTATTGGAcatgaaaatgcaaaaatatttGCGTGGTGAGGCTGCTAACCTGGAGGTGTGTTCTTTTCCGTACAATGTGTTAGTATTGTTTTCAATGTTTatgaaaatgatttaatttattgtcTTTTGCACAGGTTCTACAAGACAAAAAGTTGAAAACTCAACTTGTAATCAAAGAGAAACTCTATGGACAATCTGCGAAAGCCGCTGCAAAGCATGAACAGGTTtctgtttctttattttgtctgaaacttcaaaatttattgTCTTATGCACAGTATGTCTGAGTGAgctttcaaatttattattatttttttgcttgaatttgtaacCAATGTCATGCAGTATCAGCAATTTAGAATTGTTTATATGCAAAGATTGGTTAATGTAATTTATTGTCCATTGTGGATGGGGTAGAATTGAAGGGGTCAACCTCATGGAAGGCTACTACTGTCTCATTGCTGGTTTTTGATCTTCATCTCCAAACCATTGTACCATTAGACCAAATTAgcttataaatataaatcactCTTAACTAATTTGACTGTAAGAAATTGAGTGTTGAAATTACCTTGCAATTCTCTATTGTTTCTCACATATCAGAGCAGGTTTATTTTCTATGCTGGTGCTTTGTTGCATAGATGCTCATGTTTGCTTTTGATGATTTTGGTTGCTTTTACTAATCACTTGAATGTTTCAGTGGCTTATGCCAAATGAAGAAGGCTTTTTAGAGGCTGAAGGTTTTGAGAAGACATGGAGAATAACTCAGCAATCTTTACTCAATGAAGTTGATGCTAACAGTTCAAGAAAGGCATTTGACATGATTTTACCAGGTAAGGCAGAtaacttgtgtttttatttgatttttttcttctcaataataacaaaaaagtaATCAATTATCATTGAGAATAATACTCTGTACAATAGAGTTTGTTAACTAAAACTCTATAATGGTAAATTATTGATTATTCTCATATAGTAGCTGCGTGATGATTTTGAGAAAATGATAACGTAGCTGCGTGATGATTTCGAGAAAATGATTTAaccttgttttttgtttatttcattaacttttCATTATGAATGTAGAGCTCGGTCCGTATAGAATGAAGTATACATCAAATGGCCGCTATATGTTGTTGGGAGGACGCAAGGGTCACTTAGGCTTGCTAGATATGTTAAGCTTTGACATAGTCAAAGAATTtcaggttatttatttatttatttatttatttttttttgaatttggtTAACTTGATTCTTCCTTTACTTTGGTAAAACTTGAATTTATGTTAAGAGTGCATTTTTCAGGTTAGGGAGACTGTTCGGGATGTTGAGTTTCTTCACACTGAAGAATTATTTTCAGTAGCGCAAAAAAAGTAATTCTTTTATCATGGTGAAATTAGTTTCAAACATATGTTTTGCTAGCATTTGTTGACAGTATGCTAATCTTGATTCACAATGCATTTTTGACTACGACAGATACCTATATATCTATAACAGGCAAGGGACGGAGATCCACTGTCTTAAGGTTAGGGCTTCGAGGAAAATAACTTGGATAACAGTTGAACATGTATAAATTAGAAACATATATTGTGTAATTTCTAATGTTGTTCATTGAGTTTCTTTCCCTCAGGAACATGGAACACCTCTAAGGCTTCAATTCCTGGATAAACACTTCCTTTTGGCATCAGTGAACACTTTTGGTCAGTTGCATTATCAAGATGTGACCACTGGTGAAATAGTGGCGAATCTCAGGACTGGTCTTGGTCGGACTGATGTAATGCGGATGAATCCTTATAATTCTATAATAGGCTTGGGGCATTCAAGCGGGAAACTCACAATGTGGAAGCCGACTAGTGCAAAGCCACTCATCACCATGTTTTGCAACCCCGGCCCTGTGACAGCCATTGCATTCCACAGCAATGGACATCTCATGGCGACTGCAGGCATGGGTTGTAGGATCAAGTTGTGGGACATCAGGAAGTTTGAGGTCCTTCATAGTTATTTTGGTCATGCTTCTACCTTAGATTTCAGCCAGAAGGGTTTGCTCGCTGTTGGGAATCGAACTCATGTGAACGTATGGAGAGATTACAAGGGAGATCAGAGATACGGACGGTACATGACTCATGAAATGGTTAAAGGATATCAGGTGAATAATCTTGTTTTCCGGCCTTATGAGGATGTGCTGGGTATCGGACACTCCATGGGCATATCTTCCATACTAATTCCAGGATCTGGCGAGCCAAACTTCGATAGTTGGGTCGCAAATCCCTATGAAACAAAGAAACAGAGAAGAGAGAAGGAAGTGCATAGTCTTCTTGACAAGCTTCCACCGGAGACCATAATGCTTGATCCTAAAGAGATTGGCACAGTGAAACAAccaaggaagaaggagaagaaaagcaAAAAGGAAATGGAAGAGGAGATGGAAGCGGAGGTCGAGACTGCAAAAGCCATTAAGCTCAAGAAGAAGACCAAGGGAAGGAACAAGCCAAGCAAGCGggcaaagaaaaaggaagaggaGGTTTTGAAGGCCAAGAGGCCATTTGTGGAGCAACGGCTGAAAGAGGAGCAACCATTCAAGAAGCAGAAGATGATAGCTGAAGGTGAAGCTGAGTTGCCAGTTTCTCTGCAAAGATTTGCCAGAAAACAGGCAGCATGATTTCTGTTTTTTTCCCCCATCTATAATTTGGAGGATCGGCCTTCATAGAATTTTGAGTGATTTGTTGTAATGTTCATGCTGATTAATTAAATTGTAGAATTCTACTTTCTTTTGAGGAAATTAGCTTATAAAACTTAATACAATTGCATTATTATCTGCAtctttatgtgtatatatatatatatatatatttatggaaTTTGTCATAGCCTagagataaatttttttcaaaggtAGAGCTGTTTGTTATATAATAATGTAGTTTATTATTGATCCAAGGTTATATATGTAAATAGTGGTAGATTACTGGGATATAACATTTTTGTCATGGTTATATAGATacctaaaatatttatttttacatggCTATTTActttgggtaatttttttagCATGTCACTAAACTTaagcttattttcattttgatcattaaaacttcaatttgtatcagtttgattatttaattttaatttgattttactgGGTAGTAAATCAAAGGATTTCAACCCCAAATAAATGATGTGGCTCTTTTTCGATGACTTGGACACCTCTAATaaacttaataatgtgtcatgggGAGGActactttatatttttagaaagtcATTTGATCAATCGGGGATtaaaattcatgatttattatcggttgaaattaaattaaaattgagtgaccaaattgatataaattgaagttagATAATCAGAGTGAAAATGAGTCAAATTTTAATAatctacttaaaaaaatttaccccataTACTTCTCTTATCCattatttacaaatatgttattattattattattattgtatgtataataacaattgtttttttttattttttccattgatAGTGcattcaattaaattttattaataataaaataaaattttatgggGATATCAATACAAAAATAACCGTAAATAAAAACCAGTTTTGCCGCAAAAAGCTGAGGACCTCTCGCCGAAATCGTCTCCTCACctcccctgtgtcttctccaaaaccctaaccctaaccctaaccgtCACCAAGCCTTTCGCCTCTCCATCAATGGGATGCAGCTACTCGAACCTGGAGCCGGACGAAAATCGGCCCCCGGCAGGCCGTTTCTCGCTGCAGTGGTTGAGGTTGAGGCGTGGAAAGAACTGCGTCATCTCCACCACCGAGCTCCTCCACCGCGACAATCCCGATGCCGCCACCACAGCAACACCTTGCAGCGATTGGAAGGTTCATAGTGGGCGCTCGAAGCTCACGCTATTTAAGGAGAATGAGGAAGAGAGAGTGAGCTCAACGATGAGATCGAACAATGAGGAGCTCCCGGGATCGCCGAGCTTTCGCTTCTATTTCAATACCCAGCCGGTGGCTTCTGACGAtgatggtgattttttttttttttacttttcaccCCTcgggaaaaataaatttctcttttttgaaaagatgattaaaaaaataaaaaattagcatGATGCCATGAAGCCGATTTTTAtgaggtttttttaattaataaaatagtttttatgggAAACAGTGATAGTAggtaaaagatttttttttcacccATAATAGTATGACACTAAAATATAAGaagaggtcatgggttcaaatccctccccgaCACTACTGTTTAATATACTGTTTATATACTGTTCATCCATgatttttatactattctcatattgTACTTTCGAAAAAAATTGGCCTTTTAATTATCagagttatttattattacttttattttaatgtaatGGAACAGGAAATGGCGCACAAATTATGAAAAGAGAGACACAGAGGCGGCATGATTAGCTTGGCATTGAGAAAGAAAGCAGAGTGCCTTgagaatttagaaaaataattatacatacatatgatattattatttattcataaatctGTAGCGTGATTTGTATCCATTTTGTCATTGATTTAAAAGCTTTAACATGATGCTGTAGTTCATCAAATATTTAGAGTGGATACCTGATATTGtagtttttggttttatttaggGAATTTGTGAGTGTATGTATGTGTTTCAATGGGGCTTCTGCAGTGTTGTGCAGCTTGGTATGCTTCATGTCCAGGTTTGAAAATGCTATGCCTTTATTCATCAGAAGATGCTTAAGGATTGCTGATGAATGCTGCTGCTGTAAGAGACCCTGATCCTgttgtttttcttgaaaatgaATTTCTATAAGTAAATACTAAAACTCAGTTCCCACCATTCTTGAATTGGCAATTTACTTTAAGTGATTTTTAATCTTCAGGTATGGAGAGTCTTTTCCTGTTTCAGTTGAAGTTCTTGACTCTAGTTTCTGCCTTCCAATTGGAAAATCAAAGGTAGTTGTTATCTGTGTTCATTATGCTACAATTATTTCCTGTTCTTATTAACATTATCATTATTTGGTTTGCCTGGATATGAAATTTTAGCTAGCCAACAAATTTTTCacatttaaaatagtttttgtgtgtttttaagaTTTGAATTTTCAGCAACATGATCTTCACACTTCACTATAATGTTAATGCTGGAACCTGCAACTCAGTTGATAATATACAGACTTGCTATAATATTTGCTTTTCAGCagcttgtttttctcaatattaatgaaattaatattcaaCGCTTGTGACTTTGCTAATCTCCACTATGCATATGTTTTTCCTTTAGAAATATTAGTTTGACACATGCGTTGATCATGTGATTATTTTTGCTTCTGTTGCTTCAAAAACATCTACCAACTAGTTTTCTGAACTCAGGCTGCAGATATTCTCTGAAAGGAAGGATTCAATACTGAGGTGAGCTCTCATTCAAAAGAATTCATGTGAACTACCATGAACATCCTAAATCTGCAGGTGATAAACCTCCGATCTCTCAGACCATTAGACAGAGCGACGATTAATGCCTCTGTGAGGAAAACCGGTCGACTTGTGATTGTTGAAGAAGGTTTCCCACAGCATGGAATTGGTGCTGAAATCTGGTTAACTTTCATTTCAACACTCCAATTGTTTTTCTATCCCACACTATCACACAAGGCTGATTTTTAGACACATTTATCTTATGGACAGTGCATCTGTAATTCAAGAAAGCTTTGAATATCTTGATTCACCTGTGGAGTGGATTGCCGGAGCTGACGTACCGTTGCGTTATGCCGCCAATCTGGAGGGGATGGCTTTGCCACAGATTGCATTatacatttacatatatatatatatatattatcaaatatcaGGAAAATTAAGGACATTGAATTAACAGGAATGATAAAACACATTGCTGTCATTCAGGTTGATGATATAGTCCGGGCAGTAAAGAGAACATGCTCCCTGTCAACCTCTAATGCTGCTGCAGCTTGAATTTAGAATTCATGCAAGTGTTTTTCCCTCTCTACAACCGTTAATAATTGTTGTGTAAGAAATAATTACTCAAGTGTGAGAATAAgcttacataaatttgatgttcATTTCATTGGGAAGGGAGTAAAATACTTACTCTTTTCTCTGAAAGTGATAAAAGATTAGATTTTCAATGTGTGAGAATCAGcttacataaatttgaaattcatttCATTTGTGCTGCAAAATCTTCTTCATACCAAAGACAAAGGAAGATCCAGGAATccaaatgaatgaatgaatgaatgaatgaatgaaccGCCACTCATATTTGGCCAATATAAgatgttatgttattttatttatcatttattaatttcttaatttattttatgccCAATTGCTACCTAGGTTCTAGTTGACAACGGAATGAACAAGGAAAAACACTCTTTTCAAAAACCACCGATATTCCAGTAGTAATTAATcacaaaatatgtaaaaaagtaaaagtttaaaaatttacttTCACAGTACTAATTTGTTAGTACTGTTAATTCATttagggggcgttcatttcagggaAAGTAGGGGGAAGGGAGAGGAAATGGTCTGACTTCCCCCATttttggtgttcatttgtgctgaagtgggggaagtgaagtggcacttcccccacttccgactgaagtggattttgaattaagcccatttcagtattttttttactgaatagaaagtgagtcaatctataaaaactaacttattttcacttctaaagtcttttttgaactcatagaactTTATCCAACACCTATATCCTTCGattctattctcactttctgactAATGAACACAGAAGtcctggaagtgatatcacGTCCCCCCGCTTCAGGGAAGTGGCACTTCTTTCACTTCCTGACTTTCCCTCACTTACAGTGAAATGAACGCCCATTTACTGTATACTGAATTCCCTTTAAAGGAGTCATGTTTTTCATCTTGTATAATTTACCATTAtggaatatattattttgagcaCACTAACTGATGCACCAGTGCTTATCTtctttgttaaataaaaaaattaaaaaaaaaaaactttttaaccCAACAACCTGCtctttttggtttaattttttgttttcttgccACACATTATTTTTGGTTAGGATGTGAAGTATCAATTTTTCAgagtaaaattttttgtttgaccATTTTAACAACTACATGCTAAAATCTTAACTACTCGCCCCCTATCTATGAATTCAAAAAGAATAGGAGAACATGGACTccctgtattttttttattttttaataatatctatatatatctactttaaaaatttttataatctttttagAATACGCCAActgacaatatttttttaaataataataataaaaaaacgaATATGAAGAACAAGACAGAGCTAtatgtaaaaaacaaaataattaatagacttgtaagaaattaaaaaataaaaaataaaaaaaaattattataagcaTTGTTTGGAGTGAGAACTCAACCATTGCTCATACACCAACATCAATAATTCCTTTGCAAACGCATCATTTTCTAATTCCCCCCtactttttatattaatttatatatatcatctttGACCAGGAAAAGTATAAACCAAAATccaagaaaagagagagagagagagagagagagaggttgctgttcttcttcatcttcttctctccttcgaCAATCCTTAAGCTTTAGGGCATGCAGAAGAGCTTTTTAGTACCAGTTCTCCAATCTGCTTCTCTGGAACTTGAGGCTTGAATTTGGTGAAGAGATGAAGTCTTCTCTGAAGAAGCTGACGGGATTTAGCCTCCATAAGAGTGATccgaaggagaagaaggggcGACAGACTCTGGGCAAGTTTGATGAACTCGTTCAGGCTTCCCAGGTACTTCTGCGGCACTTGAAATGGAGGTCTCTCACGCCCTTTTTCTGTTTGAATTTCTGGATTTGTTTTCAATCTGTTCTCTCTCTGTTTAATTGGCTcaaatctttgatttttcttgataATATACCTTGTGTTAGTATGCCCAGTAAGCAAGTCCTCtaattatgctttttttttttcaattggtGATGGAATTATAGTTATATGGTTTTGAATTGGAACTGGGGAAGTGATTGATGAGTTTCATATGTTGTGTATGCTATAGATCTTCTTCTCATGTTAAAAGATGAAATTTTTATGCTTATTTGGTGATCTGTGAATTTTGCTTACCTGAAATTGGAATGCAGCTTGTATGCCCAGTGTTCTGACTGTCGTTTATACTTGATTTTGTGTATTCTGGTGttcagtcaaatgaaaaatCCCCCAAATTTGTCAAGTGGAAGGATAGGGTTTGCTCATCCTATTCAGGATAATTTGGATGGTACTGATTTGTCTTTGACCAGAACAAAGCGATACTTTTGTTTTATGTAATAGGATGCTTGAATCACTGAATAGACAGCCTGATCAAAGTCAAAGTGCAAATATTTCAAGCCAATGCTTACCAGAAGAAATAGCTTTAATGGTCATTATGGTTGAATTTCGGGAATTTTCACGTGATCAAAGTCTTTTTGTTTGAACTCTGAATGCTAATCAATgtgatttgaaatttaaaacaaatccctCTATGCTATACCTTGAGGGTGATTTGATTTGAGATTCTCATctgattcttgattttttttttttttaaaccaaaatttctattataatgaaaattaaatatcagaaaaaacttttgtttgtttgtttgactTTGAAGAGGTGCATTGTTTGAGATAGAGCAAAACGGGAGTCTCTTTTTCCTCATGTAAGTCACCAAAgcaaaaatagaattttccaGTAGAAGAGCAACCTGGGCCCCTGAATGCTTGCCATGATTTTCATCCTGgcgaagattttttttttttttttattgttgttattattattaattatgatttatatgaGAACGACAGGTAAAGGGGAAAAAATAGATAAAGCTTATATCCATGATTATGATTTATGGcataaatacaattttttcaTAAGGACATCAAGCACCATTTTACATCGTCAAAGACGGCATGTATGGTACTACGGTCTAGCAACTAACTTTATTCTTTACTTGCAACTTCTTTATCTTACAGTCATTTCTTATCATGAGAAGCTTACTTTTCCTCTccatattttccatttttttgtgcTTGAAAGTGTTATTCAATTATTCAAATGCTTAAGCCGCAAAAGTTGACCaagatatttttctctttttcaataGTTTCTATACTCTGATCTGATTCTTGACTTCATactcatgtttttcatttgtttagGATCTGCAAGACATTAGGAACTGCTATGATACCTTACTTTCAGCAGCGGCTGCCACTGCAAATGGTGCCTATGGTATCTGGTTCTACTTCTTGGTTTTAACACTTGTTCACTTGTTCAGAAAAACCTTCTGTACTGTTATTAAGTGCTGAAGTTTAAGAAATTTATGGCCAATAGATGTTCTTCTCTTATGCCATAATGATCCATTAAACTAATTGTTAATTGACAACCATATTAccttttgctattttttttttcaatattattttccACTCTCTAAAGACTGCTAATTTCTGTAAATCACTcgattgataaattaaaaaagtattattttactgtataatatcatttaaatgtCTTAGTTTTATATGCTTTAACAAATCACTTTCAATCATTTCATTTCTCATTGATAAGCTTCACCTTTTCCAATTGAGTTTTGAAAGAAATGTGATTGTGATTGTGATATATGAAACTACATAAAATCCATTGATGATATGTACTTTTgaatttcttctttgttttctcagAGGTTATATGTTTATTGCATAATTTTCGTTAGGTTCTTAGATTGAATTTTGATATGTAATTGGTCACAATCGCATAATTCATGCCCTATTTCAATCCACTCCTGAATTTAGctaataattatatatgcatCGTTGTGTCTGTTTCTAAGAAAGTCTTTCATAAACATTCGTATTCTTGCAGAGTTCTCTATATACCTGAAGGAGATGGGTGACTGTTTGCTTAAGAGAACTTCACTGAATGATGACGAGGGAAATGGTGAAGACCTTGAACCTTTTCTCTTGCAAGATATTGAGtaattgcatgcatgcatgcatttcaTAATTTTACTTCGAGAATAGGAGTAATTACTTTGATAATTTGTTATGaacataattttgaaaataaaaataaggtaaGTCCAAAGTTTTCATACTTTCCATCTGTTAATGGTATCATAGAAGATTTGGCCAATTGTAACATAAAGGTTTTCCTAGCTAACTCCTTTGCATTGTCTTTTTTGGCTGAACTTTGTGAACAACAAAGTAATCATACTTTGAAATGTAGTGTTTTGCTAAAACTTTGTTTTGACAAACTGAAATGTACTATGAGCCACCCCATATTTGTTGGTTGAATTAATCCTCTTCTTGTATTAATGTTTGGATGGCTTTTATGTATGCAGAGAATGCTTTATCAATGTTGGGCAAAGCACAATATGAGCTTCAGAAACTTTTGGATACCTATGTAAGTATTAATTGCTAAGACCTATTAATTTAGATACTTGCAAAAATTTTCTGAAGTAAACCATTGAGCGGTTCCAAATTGACTTCTCAGCGCGGCCATGTCACCCAAACTATTACAAACCCTTCAGAGTCTCTCATTAAGGAGCTTCAATTAGTGGAGGTTTGCCCTTAATATTCTcctcttttattttctaaagTTTGACTGGTGTTTAATTGTGGTACTTTCCTTTCTGAATAATGGACAGCATGAGTAGCCTTAAATATTTGGTTCCTGGTGCTTCTCATTTAAACTATTAAGTGATAAATGTTGTTTGAAAGGTTTATTTATCAATCTATCCTGAAAACAAGGTGTTATTTGCCTGCATTGTTTGCTAGATGACTGCTGTAGAATATTGCAAACAGTCAGTTGTTCTCTAAATGCAACCAAGAAAAACTAGAATGTTTTGAACTGTGTTAGATGATCTCTTCTTATGGTCCTGTGATGCATTAATTCACTCAGAGAATTACAACTTGGGCTGGAGATCCCTTTTTTTTGGTGGCAAACAGGTGGGCTTTGTATGGATGATCAGAAAGCCTCCTTAACATTGAGAAAATTTCtgctttcttcttttccttggcACGCTATGTTACATGAATATAACTGAACTTAGATATTAAAAGTTATGCATGTttctgttatatctatgtttTCCTGTTGGTTTTTAACATATTCATGAATCAATAGCCTTTTCCATTCATGTGGGcatgcatttaaaaaataataataataaatttttactgCCTTATCTATTTTTACTGCCTTATCTTTATCCTCTCAAAGCATGATAATACTTATGCCGTTCAATGATAATGTGAGATAGCTGCTTATTGAACCTTATTGTCAATGCAGGAGATGAAACGTCAATGCGATGACAAAAGGTGTGGGGCTATTCTATTTTAGCCATTTTTTTGAAATCTCTGGGAATTTCTTTATCCCAACTTTGTGCATATCTtcctcagggacatgtataaaTTCATGTTAGAGAAGCagagagaaaaaggaaggaCAAAACACACTAAAGGGGAAACTTTCTCAGCACagcagttgcaagaagctcaaGAGGAGTATGAAAACCAAGTGACATTATTTGTCTTCCGATTGAAGTCACTGAAACAAGGCCAGTCCCGAAGTTTGCTGACACAGGCTGCTCGACACCATGCTGCTCAGGTTGTCTTTAGAAACTTTAGAAGTTAAAGGTGTTCATTGTCTTGTTTGAGCAAAGGCTAATTCTTCTCTATGTTTTCTATGCTCTGCAATCAGTTGAATTTTTTCCGGAAAGGACTCAAGTTTCTTGAGGATGTTGATTcatatattaaagtagatgtcGAACAACAACATATTGATTATCAGATCCAGGAACTAGATGATAATGCAGAAGAGGATGTGGATGACGGTGGTGGTTATGATAgcggtgatggtgatgatgaaccGAGTTTTGATTATAGTCGAAATGACCAAGGGCAGGAGGTTTTCTCAATGCCGAGGAGTTCATGGGAGGTTAGACATCCATTTTCTTATTTAAGAACTCTCTTATTTTTTCCTCTCTCAGCCATGTTTAGTTCTGAGTTTCTAAaggatttggaagttgaagggaaAGAAATGATGGAACTTACTTCCTGTCACTTTAAAGTTTCAATCCACCTAACTGCCTGAacaatttttgatatttttcaggACAGAAACCAAGCTGATCTACTTGGTTACTCTGGAATGTCTAAGGCCGGAAGTCAGTCAGCACCAATTTTTGCTGAGAAAGTATTTGATTCATCAGACAAGTTAAAAGAAACACAACCCTCGTCAACAAGGAAGTCTTACTCGTATGTCTTACCTACGCCCGGTGACACCAAAAGTTCAGACTTTGTCATCCCTAAGGTTATTTCTTCAGCTCAAGTGAAGAATAATGATGGGAGGCCAGCTTATGTGTGGCATTCCTCACCTCTGGAGCCACATAAGTCCGTGAATGAATTCAGAGTTGATGGACTACCAAGCAACATGAGATCAGCAAAAGCAGTGTCAGTGCTGAAAGAGAACAACAGAAACAGTGACACCAAGATGCCCCCTCCTTTGGCTGAGTCATCAATGCTACAATATAATGCTCGCATTACTTCTACTAAGAAGAATAGCAGACAAGCTTTCTCTGATCCAATTATCAGCAAACCAGCTGAATCCATGTCCTTTGCAGGATCTCTTACAACAGTATCTGCAAGGCGGAGCCCTACGCATCAGCCATCTATATCTCCAAGCATATCACCTAGAGCATCACCTCCGCCAATATTATCTCCAAAAATCAGTGAACTTCATGAGCTCCCTCGACCTCCGATCAGTTCCACAAGATCTCCAAGACCTTATAGCTTGGTTGACCACTCAGCTCCTTTGGTTTCCAGAGGCCAAGAACACCAGATATCAAGCAAATCGCCATCGGGTCCATTAGA is a window of Dioscorea cayenensis subsp. rotundata cultivar TDr96_F1 chromosome 5, TDr96_F1_v2_PseudoChromosome.rev07_lg8_w22 25.fasta, whole genome shotgun sequence DNA encoding:
- the LOC120262084 gene encoding probable U3 small nucleolar RNA-associated protein 7, with the translated sequence MAKSDAIEGSKDPDLIKLVEEQQVKVPEKKKPRAEQDVSDLLDMKMQKYLRGEAANLEVLQDKKLKTQLVIKEKLYGQSAKAAAKHEQWLMPNEEGFLEAEGFEKTWRITQQSLLNEVDANSSRKAFDMILPELGPYRMKYTSNGRYMLLGGRKGHLGLLDMLSFDIVKEFQVRETVRDVEFLHTEELFSVAQKKYLYIYNRQGTEIHCLKEHGTPLRLQFLDKHFLLASVNTFGQLHYQDVTTGEIVANLRTGLGRTDVMRMNPYNSIIGLGHSSGKLTMWKPTSAKPLITMFCNPGPVTAIAFHSNGHLMATAGMGCRIKLWDIRKFEVLHSYFGHASTLDFSQKGLLAVGNRTHVNVWRDYKGDQRYGRYMTHEMVKGYQVNNLVFRPYEDVLGIGHSMGISSILIPGSGEPNFDSWVANPYETKKQRREKEVHSLLDKLPPETIMLDPKEIGTVKQPRKKEKKSKKEMEEEMEAEVETAKAIKLKKKTKGRNKPSKRAKKKEEEVLKAKRPFVEQRLKEEQPFKKQKMIAEGEAELPVSLQRFARKQAA
- the LOC120260718 gene encoding pyruvate dehydrogenase E1 component subunit beta-like, coding for MCFNGASAVLCSLVCFMSRFENAMPLFIRRCLRIADECCCCMESLFLFQLKFLTLVSAFQLENQRLQIFSERKDSILRPLDRATINASVRKTGRLVIVEEGFPQHGIGAEICASVIQESFEYLDSPVEWIAGADVPLRYAANLEGMALPQIALYIYIYIYIYYQISGKLRTLN
- the LOC120261624 gene encoding uncharacterized protein At2g33490, producing MKSSLKKLTGFSLHKSDPKEKKGRQTLGKFDELVQASQDLQDIRNCYDTLLSAAAATANGAYEFSIYLKEMGDCLLKRTSLNDDEGNENALSMLGKAQYELQKLLDTYRGHVTQTITNPSESLIKELQLVEEMKRQCDDKRDMYKFMLEKQREKGRTKHTKGETFSAQQLQEAQEEYENQVTLFVFRLKSLKQGQSRSLLTQAARHHAAQLNFFRKGLKFLEDVDSYIKVDVEQQHIDYQIQELDDNAEEDVDDGGGYDSGDGDDEPSFDYSRNDQGQEVFSMPRSSWEDRNQADLLGYSGMSKAGSQSAPIFAEKVFDSSDKLKETQPSSTRKSYSYVLPTPGDTKSSDFVIPKVISSAQVKNNDGRPAYVWHSSPLEPHKSVNEFRVDGLPSNMRSAKAVSVLKENNRNSDTKMPPPLAESSMLQYNARITSTKKNSRQAFSDPIISKPAESMSFAGSLTTVSARRSPTHQPSISPSISPRASPPPILSPKISELHELPRPPISSTRSPRPYSLVDHSAPLVSRGQEHQISSKSPSGPLETATPLPPPPTGMMRSHSIPSSGQRTPTASATKSIKAPHTTSRVYDFASPHLMPLPPSSKA